A DNA window from Abyssisolibacter fermentans contains the following coding sequences:
- a CDS encoding RNA polymerase sigma factor has product MKSNNIEEIVNEFQFRIYKYSYQMVRCKETAEDITQEVFIKFFQLSNKKQYNHSYLYTIAHNKCIDQLRKEKRKSMFLKEYKEKTHEALVENLVSKDKYSYELETILNTLTSYERSVFLLKSVNQLSYKEIAEILNKKEPALRKQFQRAKTKIERKLNKGRERYDNEEVSVF; this is encoded by the coding sequence ATGAAATCAAATAATATTGAAGAAATTGTTAATGAATTCCAATTTAGAATTTATAAATATAGTTATCAAATGGTGCGGTGTAAAGAAACAGCGGAAGATATTACTCAAGAGGTTTTCATTAAATTCTTTCAGTTATCTAATAAAAAGCAATATAATCATAGCTATTTATATACAATAGCTCATAATAAATGTATTGATCAACTAAGAAAGGAAAAAAGAAAGAGTATGTTTCTTAAGGAATATAAAGAAAAAACACATGAAGCTTTAGTTGAGAATTTAGTATCAAAGGACAAATATAGTTATGAGCTAGAGACTATCTTGAATACCCTAACCAGTTATGAAAGGAGTGTGTTTTTACTTAAAAGTGTAAATCAACTGTCTTATAAGGAAATAGCTGAAATTTTGAATAAAAAAGAACCAGCATTAAGAAAACAATTTCAAAGAGCAAAAACAAAAATTGAAAGGAAGCTTAATAAAGGGAGGGAGAGGTATGATAATGAAGAAGTTTCAGTCTTTTGA